The sequence below is a genomic window from Streptococcus oralis.
GTTTTTACTAAATTTGGCAAACTCACCTGGATTTTCCTTTTGAAATGGTGCTGTTGGTTGGTTTCCTTGACGAACAAGTGTAGAACCATTGTGTCGTCTGGTATGACTAACATCCTGAGTCAAATACCTGGCTGAACGTTTCTTTTTTAGATCCGCACGCGCTTCTTCTCGAGCCATCTCAGCATAAGTCTTTTCAACTTTTTTTACTTCTGGAGCTGGTTCTGGCTTTTTGCTAACCACAGGAGCAACTACACTAGCTTTCTCAACAATAGGAGACCATTCTAAATAGTTTTTATCTCGGTAATCGCCTTTGATATTGCTGATAAAGTCAGACTCATCATACAAGTCCATGACTGGCATTTCGGTCAGCATGATCTCGTCATCTGACACCAATGGAAATCGATCTTGTTTCATTTTGTATTTCCTTTCAACTCTTCATTATAGCGTATTGTCTTGATTTTTCAAGTGTTGGCTTCAGAAATCCCCAAAATTTCTCGAATTTCTGCCAGACTGAGACTCGCACGCGACTCCGTACCATCTAAAACTTGGGAAACCAAATGTTTTTTCTGCTCTTGAAGTTCTTGAATTTTTTCTTCAATAGTCCCCTTGGTAATCAAACGATAAACCTCGACCATCTGCTCCTGCCCCATTCGGTGAGCGCGTCCGATAGCCTGGGCTTCGACAGCAGGATTCCACCAGAGGTCAACCAAAATAACCGTATCAGCTCCCGTTAGATTAAGACCAACACCACCCGCCTTCAGAGAGATGAGAAAGGCATCTCTCTCTCCTTGGTTAAAGGCCTTGGTCATCTCCTGTCTGTCATGAGCAGGAGTTGAGCCCGTAATTTTGAAGGAAGTCAAGCCCAAGTCTGGGAGTTCTTGCTCGATTTTTTCCAACATTCCTTTGAACTGGGAGAAAATCAAGACCCGATGCCCACCATCAGCCACTTGTAGCAATAAATCTCGGAGACTATCGAGTTTACCACTAGCTCCTTGGTAATCGTCCATGAAGAGAGCTGGCGTATCGCAGATCTGGCGCAATCGCATGAGACCAGATAAGATTTCTACCCGACTTCTCTGGAATTCTTGATCTGTCACTTGCGCTAGGCGGTCTCGCATCTGTTGCAGCTGGGCCAGATAGATAGCCTTCTGTTGGTCTTCCAGTTCATTTTTATAGACGACTTCGATTAAGTCAGGTAGTTCTGTTAGGACTTCTTCTTTCTTACGCCTCATGACGAAGGGCTTGATAAACTGCGCGACTCGGTCAGCTGGCAATTTCATAAACTCCTTTTTACTTGGCAAGAGCCCTGGAAGCACAATTTGAAAGATAGACCACAACTCTCCTAAATGATTTTCAATGGGCGTACCTGACAAAGCAAAAACTGCTGGCACCACAAACTGGCGCAAACTCTGAGCAATCTTGGTTTGGGCATTTTTCATGACCTGGGCTTCATCTAAGAAGAGAAAATCAAAAGCCATCTCTTGATAAAGCTCGCTGTCTTGACGAAAGGTCGCATAGCTAGTCACATAGATTTGGTGATTTTCAGAAAGAATCGCTTCTCGATTCGCTTTCAAACCATGAACGACAGCCAAATCCAACTGTGGGGCAAATTTTCTAAATTCATCTGCCCAATTGTAGATCAAACCTGACGGCGCTAAAATCAAGACCCGACTTTCTTCGGTCACCTGACTAGTCAAAAAAGCGATAGTTTGCAGTGTTTTTCCCAGTCCCATATCATCGGCTAGGATGCCACCAAAGCCATAGTGATGAAGCATCTGGAGCCAACGGACACCCTTTTCCTGATAGTCTCTCAAACTTGCCTGCACCCGTATATCTCCCAAAGGAAAATCCTCTGGATGGGTCAAATCATGAGCTAAATGCTGAAATTCCTCTGTGAAGTAGAACCTGTCTCGACCTTCAAAAAGCTGAGAAAGGCTATAAGCTAGGGATTTTCGCGCTTGGAAAGAACCATCTTTTAGCTCAACCCCCAGTTCTTGCAAATTTTGACGAATCTGCTTGGTTTCCTCATCAAAAAAGTACACTTGGTCAGAAGAACTGATATAGAAATCCTGATTGCTGGTTAAGGCTTTAAGAGCTTGATCAATCTCTTCTTGGGCAATCCCTTGGAAATCAAACTGAATCTCCAACAGTCCTCCCTTGGACTCAATCTGAACCTGAGGAGCTTGGACGCTGTAGAGCTGATTTATCTCATCAGACAAGAAAACCAACCCCAATTTCTCAAAAGTAGGAATCGTATGATGAAAGAAAGAGTAAACTGCCTCAGGCTTCAAAGCCTGTCTCCAAGACTGAAAATCAGCCTCAAAACCAGCCCCTAAACTAACTTGAAATATCTGGCTTTCTACGGCAGCATCGCTAGCGAAAGGTAATTCTTCCATCTGTTGATGACTAGTCACCTTAATATCTCCATAATCAAACTCGATATCCAAGCGGATACGACCATCCTTCTCCTTGTCAAAGTAAAAGATCGGTGAAAAGGGTCGTATTTGTAAACGTTCTGGAGCAGAAATCTTGCCCAGTTGCTCAAACAAAGGAAGACAGGAAGCCAATCGATCCCGATCGCCAGTATCAAACTGGAGGCATTTTCTCCCTCTCTCCTCCTGAGGAAGCTCCTTGATTTCCTTTAGTAGGCTGATTTGTTTAGGGTTTAAGAGATAAAGATTCCCCTTACGAAAGAGAACCGCTCCCCCATAGAATACGTTGACTCGCTCAGTCTCAGAAATTTCCATCTCAAAATAATCGGGATACTCCTTCACAGAAAAAGAGAAAAGTTCTGCATCTGGATCTAAATCATGAAAGAGAAGATTTTCATAACTATCGATCTGGTGTTCAAAATGAAAATCCTCCAAATTCATCAGCAACTCCACCCCCTGCTCAAAAAAAGTCAGAGGGAAAAAGAGGTGACGACCTTGATTAGGGAAAAAGAGGTCTTGACTCAGTCCCTCCTCAATCAAGCCCCGTAAAAAAGTAAGAACATCTTGACTAGCTGTATCAAAAGCATCCCAAGACAAGTCATTTTCATACTGTTTCCCAATCATATATGGTTTTCGATGGACTAAGACCTTCAAAAAGAGAGGGATGTCACGAATGACATAATATTTTTGACTATCAACTAAACCGATTCGGAGAGTCCAAAGGAGGCGATTGGTTCCAGCTTCTACCTGGCCTTGAGCCGACAAAGTGTAGATTTTCTCTCGCTTCTGAGGTCGGATACGCTCCAAAAAACTACCACCAAAACTAACCTTGGTTTCGACCTCTTCTTGCTCTTCATGGCCTTTTTCTAAGGCTTGTAAAATCACCTGGCCTTCTTCGTCGTTCTTCAGATAATGCTCGAGCGCCGCTAGGTGAACACAGTAACCTCTTTTTTGGAAAAAATCACAAGCACAAAAAACAAGATCATCCTCTAAACTGTAGCGTAAGTCTTCTCCCGCCACACGAGTATAGAGGCGATTCCCTTTTTCCTTGATAATCTCAATGTTGCCCGTTTCATAGAGAGTAACACCCTCCATGCGCAACTTTCCCGGAATCAATTTAGCCATAGTTACCCCTTTATCTTATCTTTTCATTATACCACATTTTTCCCTATGAAAATAGCCTTCTAGGAAGACTTTTCTCCTAGAAGGCTCGATTTTTAAAGTGTAGCAAAAGTGGTCACGATGCGTTGGCAAACCTCTTCCAGTACTGACTTCGGCATAGCTACATTGAGGCGGGCATGAAGAGCTCCCTCCTCCCCAAAGTCCAAACCTCGGTTCAAGATAACCTTGGCTTCATTTCTCAAAAGCTCTTGCAAGCGGTCATCCGTTAGGTCATAGGCTGAAAAATCAAGCCAGATCAAGTAGGTACCTTGTGGTTTCATGACCTTAATCTTGGTTTCGTTGCCCAAAATATCCACTACATAGTTAATGTGGTCCTCGATGACTTCTTTTAACTCTCCTAACCAGTCCTTACCATAACGGTAGGCAGCTTCTGTCGCCAAATACCCCAAGCCTGAGATTTCATGTTGGTTATTGGCCAACTGGCGTTTTTGGAAAGCCACACGAAGCTTTGGATTTTCAATAACTGCATAGGAATTCTTGGTCCCAGCAATATTAAAGGTCTTAGTGGCACTGCTCAGGATAAGGGCAAAGTCTTTAAAGGCGGGATCAATGGTGTTGAATGACTGGTGTTTGTGACCAAAGAGGGCCAAATCTTGGTGGATCTCATCTGAAACCAACAAAACACCATGTTTTTGGCAGAGATGACCAATCTTTTCTAACACTTCCTTTTCCCAAACACGTCCACCAGGATTGTGAGGATTGCAAAGGATATAAAGCTTCACATCCTCTTCCACCAATTCCTTCTCCAGCTGGTCAAAGTCAATCTCAAACAGACCATTCTTTTCCACCAAAGAATTGGTAATCAATCGGCGATTGTTCAGTTTGACACTGCGAGCAAACGGTGGATAGACCGGTGTATTAATCAGAACAGCCTCTCCTTCTTTTGTAAAGGCTTGAATGGCTGTTGAAATAGCTGGTACCACTCCTTCGATAAATACGAGAGCCTCCTTATCGAAAGTGTAACTATGCTGGTTTTCTTCCCAGTCCTGAACCGACTGAATCAAAGCGTCGCTTGCATAAGTATAGCCATAGACCAACTGATCTGCGTAGGCTTGTACAGCTTGTCGAACTTCAGGCAAAACCACAAAGTCCATATCTGCTATCCAGGCTGGTAGAACTTCTCGATCAGCTTCCGCTTCTTTCCATTTATAGGTATGATGCCCAAAACGATTGGGCAGGCTTGTAAAATCATATTTTCCCATATTTATCTTATCCTTCTAAGGCTTGGCGCAAGTCCGCAATCAAATCTCTAGCATCCTCAATCCCAATAGACAAACGCAAAAGATCATCTGTCAATCCATAAGAATGGCGCACTTCTGCTGGAATATCCGCATGGGTCTGCGTCGTTGGATAGGTGATCAGACTCTCTACCCCACCCAAACTTTCTGCAAAAGAGAAGACCTTGAGACTGTTCAAAATATGAGGAATACGTTTCTCATCCACTACTTTAAAGGAAATCATTCCCCCACGACCAGTATAGAGAACTTCCTTGACTGCTGGAGAATCCTTCAAAAAGGCAACCACTTCTTGGGCATTCGCTGTAGAACGTTCCATACGCAGAGACAAGGTCTTAAGACCACGAATCAACTGATAACTATCAAACGGTGATAAGACCGCACCTGTCGTATTGAGATTGTAAAACAGTTGTTCATATAGTTCTAAACTATTAGTCACAACTACCCCAGCCAAGACATCATTGTGCCCTGCTAGGTATTTGGTGGCTGAATGAAGAACAATATCTGCACCATCTTCAATCGGTCGTTGGTAAATCGGACTGTAGAAGGTATTGTCTACGACTACTTTGGCACCCTTAGCATGAGCTATTTGGGCTAGTTTTGCAATATCAAATTCCAACATCAACGGATTGGTTGGCGTTTCGATGTAGAGAACATCCACATGATTTTCCAGCTCAGCAATCAACTCTGCTTCAGTATTAGCATAGGTAAAATGGAACCGGCCTTCCTTCTCCACTTGATTGAACCAACGGAAAGAACCCCCATACAGATCGCGCACAGCCAAGACTTTACTTCCCACTGGAAAAACACTAAAAGCCAGTACAATCGCAGCCATACCTGAGCTCGTCGCTAGGGCATAGTCTGCTGATTCGATTGCAGCCAAGACTTCCTCTGCCTTACTGCGAGTTGGGTTTTTAGTGCGCGTGTAGTCAAATCCTGTAGACTGACCGAACTCAGGATGCTGATAAGTTGTTGAAAAATGAAGCGGCGTTACCAAGGCACCTGTTGCCTTATCTGACTTGATTCCCGCCTGGGCCAAAATTGTGTTGATGTGTAGTTCTTTGCTCATACAATACCTCCAAATCTATAGTAACTATTGTACCACTTATTTTCGCCAACTCATTTTCTTCTTTTCAAGAGCTAGTTATAGTTTCAAACTATATAAAAGCGATAGTTCCTTGAGAAACTATCGCTTTTCCTGTTGAATAGACTGATTATTTAACGTGTTTTGCCAATTCTTCTTGGGCTTTTTTATTTGACTCTTCTTTTTCTTTCAGCCATTTTTCTTTAGCTTTTTCATACTCAGCAGTCGTCACAGTCTTATCTTGTAACTTGAGGTACTTGTATGATTCGACACCCTTATTTCCAGCTTGTGAGAATGGTGCAGAGAATGGAACTGTCTTTCTCAAGCTAGGTGTTCCACCCTTAGAAACGTTTGGAATTGCAAGGGCGCTATCAACGAGCCAAGCTTGAACTTCAGCATATTTTTCATAACGTTTTGCTGGATCTTGCTCTTTATTGGCTTCTTCCAACATTTGAGTGTAGGTATCAAGTCCAACTGCCTTGGCCTTGTCATTGACTTCACCTGGTTCTAGACCAAGGTTTTGCAACATACCACCGTTATTGACATTTAAGATATCAAGATAGCTTGATGGATCCAAGTAGTCCGCACTCCAACCACCATTGTATAGGTCAAAATCCTTCTGGGCTGCTGTCTGAGCTAAATAACCAGAGCTATCATAATCCTCTGTTGCCAACTGTTGGATATCGATAACCACGTTCTCAGTTCCAAGAACAGATTCGATGGATTGCTTCATTGAGCTAATTTCTTGAATTTCTGTCTTATTGGTCATTTCAACAGTCTTATCCAAGTGAATTGGGAACTGAACACCCTTGGCTTCTAGTTCTTTCTTAGCTTCCGCAAACTTAGCTTTAGCCTTGTCAGGATTGTAGTAAGGATCCTGAGCATCAGCAAAGTTGATTCCTTGCCATTCTTGGCCATAGTTGACCATCTTTTCGGAAACAACATCACCAAAGTCTTTTCCGTTGATACTTACAAATGTAGGAGGTACAACTAGGTTACGAATAATCTTCGTTGCTCCGTCTTCCCCTTGAGATTGTGCCCCATAGGCCGTACGGTTGTAGGCAAAATTGATAGCTTGGCGGAAGTTTTTATTCAGAACTGCTTCTTGGGTAGATTTCTTTTCGATGTCAGTCGTTTTAGAAGTGAAATTATAAGATTTTCTATCTAGGTTAAAGTTCAAGTAGAAAGAAGTGGCATCTTGCATGCTGTAGATGATATTGTCCTTATTCTTCTCTTTAATCCCTTCAAAACTTGAGCTATTTGGATAGAGACGTGCGTAGCTGTATACTCCTTCTGTAAAGTTACGTGCTAGGGCATCTTGGTCACTTCCATCATAGTAGGTCAATTTCACATCGTCCACAAAGACATTTTTAGCATCCCAGTAGTTCGGATTTTTCTTGTACTCGATAACAGATTTTGAAACAAAGGACTTCATCAAGAAAGGTCCACTGTACAAAATACTAGAAGGATCCACCTTACCAAAGTCATCTCCTTTTGATTTCAAGAAATCAGCATTAACAGGGAAGAGAATAGTGGACGTAGTTTTAGAATTCCAATAAGGTTCTGGTCGAGTCAAAGTATACTGAACTGTTTGGTCATCAATCGCCTTCACACCGACAGTTGAAAAGTCTGTTGTTTTACCGTTGATATAGTCATCCAAACCTGCTACAGACTCTTGAACCAAGTACAAGGCTTCAGATTTTTTATCTGCCGCATATTTCAAACCTGTCACAAAGTCTTGAGCAGTTACAGGTGCGTATTCTTCACCTTCGTATGTATACCACTTGGCATCTTTACGAAGTTTGTAGGTATAAGTCAAACCGTCCTTGGAAACGGTCCAATCCTCTGCCAAAGATGGAACATAGTTACCATATTGGTCATTTTCCATCAAACCATCTACCAGATTGGTAACGATATCATTAGTTGTTGCACGGTTCTCTGCTAGATAGTTCAAACTAGATGGATCACTAGAGTAAACATAATTGTATGTTTTAGATGAACTTGCTGAGTTCCCACATGCGCTTAGTAGGATACCCGCGCTTAACACGACACTTGCCAGTGTCAGATACTTGGCCTTAGACTTTTTCATTTCCAGAACCTCCTGTTTTAGATATTTGCCTTATTATACAGCTTTAGTTTTATTTAGTCAAGTAATTCCTGTCACAAAAGGTCGAAATTATATTATTTTCTCTACAAATTTTAGAATTTTATCTATTTCGTTAGGTATATGCAATACGTAGTGTAATATTTTTACCTCTTATTCCTAAGTGCTTTAAAAGCTGTCTTGTAATTTGAATATTCTTTTTGACGGTGATTAATAAACAGTAAGACATCATTAAGTTCTTTGGAAGGTTTAGAAATGGAAATCCATCAAAAATAAAATTGATGGGCATCCACTCCTTTTCAGACGCTATTTCAAACTTTTCTTAAATCTAAATCCTATATCAATAATATCCTTGAATCCCTTCATTTCAATACTAAGTTGGAAGCAATCAGCAAGAATATAAGATGTCTAGTATTTGATTTTCAAAAATTTAGAGTGATAATTCTCGTCACTTTGAATATTAAAAAAGAGAGAACCAATCTGATTCTCTCTCATGCTTAGTTAGATCTCACTCTCTACAGTTGACAAAGAGCCAAAAACCCCAGATAGCCTTGAGCTATCCGGGGTTCTTGTTTTCATCGCTAAAATGATATCAACAATTTCATTTTAGTCGATTTTTGGGACTTAGTCTTCTAAATCCATTTCAGAAGCTGCTGATTTCTTCTTCTTGCCAAGAAGAGAGGCAGTTGCCAAGGCAGCTACTCCTAATCCAAGACCAGCAAATTGGTTACTTGCAGTTCCTGTATTTGGAAGTTTTCTACCGTTTGAACGTCCTGGTCCAGCAGGTTGTTGTGCAGGAGCTTGTGAGTGGTTCAATGCACTTGAGATTGAAGCACTGTCAGACAAGCTAGCTGAGGTACTTGCGCTGTTGCTCAAGCTTGTGCTTGCTGATTCAGATGCACTGATTGAAGCAGATACACTGTTGCTCAAGCTTGCTGAAGTTGAGGCATTGCCTGAACCATTGCTTGTACTTGTTGAACCTGAACCACTACCTGAGTTGTTGCTTGCGCTGATTGAAGCAGAAGCTGATTGGCTTGCTGATACAGATGCTGAAGTGCTTTGACTTGCAGATACTGATGCGCTAGCTGATTGACTAGCTGAACCATTGCTTGTGCTTGTTGAACCTGAACCGCTACCTGAGTTGTTGCTTGCACTGATTGAAGCTGAAGCTGATTGGCTAGCTGATACAGACGCTGAAGTGCTTTGACTTGCAGATACTGATGCGCTAGCTGATTGGCTAACTGAACCATTGCTTGTGCTTGTTGAACCTGAACCACTACCTGAGTTGTTGCTTGCACTGATTGATGCAGACACGCTGTCACTCAAGCTTGCGCTTGTTGAGACTGACTCACTTGCGCTGATTGAGGCTGAAGTACTATCGCTCAATGATACACTTACTGACTTGCTGAGTGAAACTGACTCACTTGCACTTACAGATTCAAGGTAGCTAGGAAGGTTAAACTCTGGTTTAGACTGGCTTTCTGGTTCACCCTTACTATAGCTGAATGAGTTAGATTGTTGTGACGCACTTGTACTCAAACTACTTGAAACGCTATTGCTAAGTGATGTAGATGTGCTTACGCTGTTACTCAAGCTTACTGAAGTACTTGTTGAAACTGAAGTACTACTTGAGTTGTTGCTTGCTGATTCAGATGCACTGATTGAAGCAGACACGCTGTTGCTCAAGCTTGTGCTTGCTGATTCAGATGCACTGATTGAAGCAGATACACTGTTGCTCAAGCTTGTGCTTGCTGATTCAGATGCACTGATTGAGGCAGATACGCTGTTGCTCAAGCTTGTGCTTGCTGATTGGCTAGCACTGATTGAAGCAGATACGCTGTTGCTCAAGCTTGTGCTTGCTGATTGGCTAGCACTGATTGAAGCAGACACGCTGTTGCTCATGCTTGTGCTTGCTGATTCAGATGCACTGATTGAGGCAGATACGCTGTTGCTCAAGCTTGTGCTTGCTGATTGGCTAGCACTGATTGAAGCAGATACGCTGTTGCTCAAGCTTGTGCTTGCTGATTGGCTAGCACTGATTGAAGCAGACACGCTGTTGCTCATGCTTGTGCTTGCTGATTCAGATGCACTGATTGAAGCAGATACGCTGTTGCTCAAGCTTGTGCTTGCTGATTGGCTAGCACTGATTGAAGCAGATACGCTGTTGCTCAAGCTTGTGCTTGCTGATTGGCTAGCACTGATTGAAGCAGATACGCTGTTGCTCAAGCTTGTGCTTGCTGATTCAGATGCACTGATTGAAGCAGATACGCTGTTACTCAAGCTTGTGCTTGCTGATACTGAAGCACTGATTGAAGCAGATACACTGTTGCTCAAGCTTGTGCTTGCTGATTGGCTAGCACTGATTGAAGCAGATACGCTGTTGCTCAAGCTTGTGCTTGCTGATTGGCTAGCACTGATTGAAGCAGACACGCTGTTGCTCAAGCTTGTGCTTGCTGATTCAGATGCACTGATTGAAGCAGATACGCTGTTGCTCATGCTTGTGCTTGCTGATTGGCTAGCACTAATTGAAGCAGATACGCTGTTGCTCAAGCTTGTGCTTGCTGATTCAGATGCACTAATTGAAGCAGATACGCTGTTGCTCAAGCTTGTGCTTGCTGATTCAGATGCACTGATTGAGGCAGATACGCTGTTGCTCAAGCTTGTGCTTGCTGATTCAGATGCACTGATTGAGGCAGATACGCTGTTGCTCAAGCTTGTGCTTGCTGATTGGCTAGCACTGATTGAAGCAGATACGCTGTTGCTCAAGCTTGTGCTTGCTGATTGGCTAGCACTAATTGAAGCAGATACGCTGTTGCTCAAGCTTGTGCTTGCTGATTCAGATGCACTGATTGAGGCAGATACGCTGTTGCTCAAGCTTGTGCTTGCTGATTGGCTAGCACTGATTGAAGCAGATACGCTGTTGCTCAAGCTTGTGCTTGCTGATTCAGATGCACTGATTGAGGCAGATACGCTGTTGCTCATGCTTGTGCTTGCTGATTCAGATGCACTGATTGAAGCAGATACGCTGTTGCTCAAGCTTGTGCTTGCTGATTGGCTAGCACTGATTGAAGCAGACACGCTGTTGCTCAAGCTTGTGCTTGCTGATTCAGATGCACTGATTGAAGCAGATACGCTGTTGCTCAAGCTTGTGCTTGCTGATTGGCTAGCACTAATTGAAGCAGATACGCTGTTGCTCAAGCTTGTGCTTGCTGATTCAGATGCACTAATTGAAGCAGATACGCTGTTGCTCAAGCTTGTGCTTGCTGATTCAGATGCACTGATTGAGGCAGATACGCTGTTGCTCAAGCTTGTGCTTGCTGATGCGCTAGTTGATTCACTTGCTGATACAGATGCTGAAGCTGAAGCGCTTTGGCTAGCTGATACTGATGCTGAAGCTGATTGGCTTGCAGATACAGACGCTGAAGCACTTTGGCTAGCTGATACAGATGCTGAAGCTGAAGCGCTTTGGCTAGCTGATACTGATGCTGAAGCTGATTGACTTGAGCTTACTGATGCGCTAGTTGATTGGCTTGCAGATACTGACGCTGAAGTTGATTCACTTGAGCTTACTGATGCGCTAGCTGATTGGCTTGCAGATACTGACGCTGAAGCACTTTGGCTAGCTGATACAGATGCTGAAGCTGATTGGCTAGCTGATACAGATGCTGAAGTTGATTGACTTGAGCTTACTGATGCGCTTGCTGATTGGCTTGCACTTACAGACGCTGAAGCACTTTGGCTAGCTGATACAGATGCTGAAGTTGATTGACTTGAGCTTACTGATGCGCTTGCTGATTGGCTAGCTGATACAGATGCTGAAGTTGATTGACTTGAGCTTACTGATGCGCTTGCTGATTGGCTTGCACTTACAGACGCTGAAGCGCTTTGGCTAGCTGATACTGATGCTGAAGCTGATTGGCTTGCAGATACTGATGCGCTAGTTGATTGACTTGCAGATACTGATGCTGAAGTTGATTGGCTTGCACTTACAGACGCTGAAGTTGATTGACTTGCAGATACTGATGCTGAAGCTGATTGGCTAGCTGATACAGACGCTGAAGCTGATTGGCTTGCAGATACAGACGCTGAAGCACTTTGGCTAGCTGATACAGATGCTGAAGTTGATTGACTTGCAGATACTGATGCGCTAGTTGATTCACTTGCTGATACAGATGCTGAAGCTGATTGGCTAGCTGATACAGATGCTGAAGTTGATTGACTTGAGCTTACTGATGCGCTTGCTGATTGGCTAGCTGATACAGATGCTGAAGTTGATTCACTTGCAGATACTGATGTGCTTGCTGATTGGCTTGCACTAATTGAAGCAGATACGCTGTTGCTCAAGCTTGTGCTTGCTGATTCAGATGCACTAATTGAAGCAGATACGCTGTTGC
It includes:
- a CDS encoding DEAD/DEAH box helicase, whose translation is MAKLIPGKLRMEGVTLYETGNIEIIKEKGNRLYTRVAGEDLRYSLEDDLVFCACDFFQKRGYCVHLAALEHYLKNDEEGQVILQALEKGHEEQEEVETKVSFGGSFLERIRPQKREKIYTLSAQGQVEAGTNRLLWTLRIGLVDSQKYYVIRDIPLFLKVLVHRKPYMIGKQYENDLSWDAFDTASQDVLTFLRGLIEEGLSQDLFFPNQGRHLFFPLTFFEQGVELLMNLEDFHFEHQIDSYENLLFHDLDPDAELFSFSVKEYPDYFEMEISETERVNVFYGGAVLFRKGNLYLLNPKQISLLKEIKELPQEERGRKCLQFDTGDRDRLASCLPLFEQLGKISAPERLQIRPFSPIFYFDKEKDGRIRLDIEFDYGDIKVTSHQQMEELPFASDAAVESQIFQVSLGAGFEADFQSWRQALKPEAVYSFFHHTIPTFEKLGLVFLSDEINQLYSVQAPQVQIESKGGLLEIQFDFQGIAQEEIDQALKALTSNQDFYISSSDQVYFFDEETKQIRQNLQELGVELKDGSFQARKSLAYSLSQLFEGRDRFYFTEEFQHLAHDLTHPEDFPLGDIRVQASLRDYQEKGVRWLQMLHHYGFGGILADDMGLGKTLQTIAFLTSQVTEESRVLILAPSGLIYNWADEFRKFAPQLDLAVVHGLKANREAILSENHQIYVTSYATFRQDSELYQEMAFDFLFLDEAQVMKNAQTKIAQSLRQFVVPAVFALSGTPIENHLGELWSIFQIVLPGLLPSKKEFMKLPADRVAQFIKPFVMRRKKEEVLTELPDLIEVVYKNELEDQQKAIYLAQLQQMRDRLAQVTDQEFQRSRVEILSGLMRLRQICDTPALFMDDYQGASGKLDSLRDLLLQVADGGHRVLIFSQFKGMLEKIEQELPDLGLTSFKITGSTPAHDRQEMTKAFNQGERDAFLISLKAGGVGLNLTGADTVILVDLWWNPAVEAQAIGRAHRMGQEQMVEVYRLITKGTIEEKIQELQEQKKHLVSQVLDGTESRASLSLAEIREILGISEANT
- a CDS encoding MalY/PatB family protein: MGKYDFTSLPNRFGHHTYKWKEAEADREVLPAWIADMDFVVLPEVRQAVQAYADQLVYGYTYASDALIQSVQDWEENQHSYTFDKEALVFIEGVVPAISTAIQAFTKEGEAVLINTPVYPPFARSVKLNNRRLITNSLVEKNGLFEIDFDQLEKELVEEDVKLYILCNPHNPGGRVWEKEVLEKIGHLCQKHGVLLVSDEIHQDLALFGHKHQSFNTIDPAFKDFALILSSATKTFNIAGTKNSYAVIENPKLRVAFQKRQLANNQHEISGLGYLATEAAYRYGKDWLGELKEVIEDHINYVVDILGNETKIKVMKPQGTYLIWLDFSAYDLTDDRLQELLRNEAKVILNRGLDFGEEGALHARLNVAMPKSVLEEVCQRIVTTFATL
- a CDS encoding cystathionine gamma-synthase, coding for MSKELHINTILAQAGIKSDKATGALVTPLHFSTTYQHPEFGQSTGFDYTRTKNPTRSKAEEVLAAIESADYALATSSGMAAIVLAFSVFPVGSKVLAVRDLYGGSFRWFNQVEKEGRFHFTYANTEAELIAELENHVDVLYIETPTNPLMLEFDIAKLAQIAHAKGAKVVVDNTFYSPIYQRPIEDGADIVLHSATKYLAGHNDVLAGVVVTNSLELYEQLFYNLNTTGAVLSPFDSYQLIRGLKTLSLRMERSTANAQEVVAFLKDSPAVKEVLYTGRGGMISFKVVDEKRIPHILNSLKVFSFAESLGGVESLITYPTTQTHADIPAEVRHSYGLTDDLLRLSIGIEDARDLIADLRQALEG
- a CDS encoding peptide ABC transporter substrate-binding protein is translated as MKKSKAKYLTLASVVLSAGILLSACGNSASSSKTYNYVYSSDPSSLNYLAENRATTNDIVTNLVDGLMENDQYGNYVPSLAEDWTVSKDGLTYTYKLRKDAKWYTYEGEEYAPVTAQDFVTGLKYAADKKSEALYLVQESVAGLDDYINGKTTDFSTVGVKAIDDQTVQYTLTRPEPYWNSKTTSTILFPVNADFLKSKGDDFGKVDPSSILYSGPFLMKSFVSKSVIEYKKNPNYWDAKNVFVDDVKLTYYDGSDQDALARNFTEGVYSYARLYPNSSSFEGIKEKNKDNIIYSMQDATSFYLNFNLDRKSYNFTSKTTDIEKKSTQEAVLNKNFRQAINFAYNRTAYGAQSQGEDGATKIIRNLVVPPTFVSINGKDFGDVVSEKMVNYGQEWQGINFADAQDPYYNPDKAKAKFAEAKKELEAKGVQFPIHLDKTVEMTNKTEIQEISSMKQSIESVLGTENVVIDIQQLATEDYDSSGYLAQTAAQKDFDLYNGGWSADYLDPSSYLDILNVNNGGMLQNLGLEPGEVNDKAKAVGLDTYTQMLEEANKEQDPAKRYEKYAEVQAWLVDSALAIPNVSKGGTPSLRKTVPFSAPFSQAGNKGVESYKYLKLQDKTVTTAEYEKAKEKWLKEKEESNKKAQEELAKHVK
- a CDS encoding LPXTG cell wall anchor domain-containing protein, giving the protein MSNSVSASISASESASTSLSNSASTSASLSDSASISSALNHSQAPAQQPAGPGRSNGRKLPNTGTASNQFAGLGLGVAALATASLLGKKKKSAASEMDLED
- a CDS encoding chordopoxvirus G3 family protein encodes the protein MLSDVDVLTLLLKLTEVLVETEVLLELLLADSDALIEADTLLLKLVLADSDALIEADTLLLKLVLADSDALIEADTLLLKLVLADWLALIEADTLLLKLVLADWLALIEADTLLLMLVLADSDALIEADTLLLKLVLADWLALIEADTLLLKLVLADWLALIEADTLLLMLVLADSDALIEADTLLLKLVLADWLALIEADTLLLKLVLADWLALIEADTLLLKLVLADSDALIEADTLLLKLVLADTEALIEADTLLLKLVLADWLALIEADTLLLKLVLADWLALIEADTLLLKLVLADSDALIEADTLLLMLVLADWLALIEADTLLLKLVLADSDALIEADTLLLKLVLADSDALIEADTLLLKLVLADSDALIEADTLLLKLVLADWLALIEADTLLLKLVLADWLALIEADTLLLKLVLADSDALIEADTLLLKLVLADWLALIEADTLLLKLVLADSDALIEADTLLLMLVLADSDALIEADTLLLKLVLADWLALIEADTLLLKLVLADSDALIEADTLLLKLVLADWLALIEADTLLLKLVLADSDALIEADTLLLKLVLADSDALIEADTLLLKLVLADALVDSLADTDAEAEALWLADTDAEADWLADTDAEALWLADTDAEAEALWLADTDAEAD